The Klebsiella sp. RIT-PI-d genome includes a region encoding these proteins:
- a CDS encoding protein-disulfide reductase DsbD, producing the protein MAQRILTLILLLCSTSAFAGLFDAPGRSNFVPADQAFAFNFQQDQRVVTLNWQVKEGYYLYRQHIKVTATQADIGPLQLPMGESHEDEFFGKSEIYRQTLSVPVDIYSAGKEASLTVTYQGCAASGLCYPPETKVVPVSEVRPLPQERKLSAPATERATHPEAEVTANSDADASTSLSPGEGAEVRESSDADAALPFTALWALLIGIGIAFTPCVLPMYPLISGIVLGGQHRLSTPRALLLAFIYVQGMALTYTSLGLVVAAAGLQFQAALQHPYVLIGLSIIFTLLALSMFGLFTLQLPSSLQTRLALMSNRQQGGSPGGVFIMGAIAGLICSPCTTAPLSAILLYIAQSGNLWLGGGTLYLYALGMGLPLILVTVFGNRLLPKSGPWMAHVKTAFGFIILALPVFLLERIVGDVQGLRLWSLLGIAFFGWAFITSLKAPQPWMRAVQIILLGATLVCARPLQDWAFGAPPGAEQAHLNFTRITNVEDLDRALAQAQGKPVMLDLYADWCVACKEFEKYTFSDPQVRQTLNNSLLLQANVTANSAEDIALLKRLKVLGLPTILFFDSAGNEHPEYRVTGFMDAPAFHTHLQNLPQ; encoded by the coding sequence ATGGCTCAACGCATCCTTACGCTGATCCTGCTGCTGTGCAGCACGTCAGCCTTTGCCGGTCTTTTTGACGCCCCGGGGCGCTCAAATTTCGTTCCGGCCGACCAGGCATTTGCCTTTAATTTTCAGCAAGACCAACGTGTAGTTACCCTAAACTGGCAGGTGAAAGAAGGATATTATCTCTATCGCCAGCACATTAAGGTGACGGCTACGCAGGCAGATATTGGCCCGCTGCAACTCCCGATGGGAGAGAGCCATGAAGATGAATTCTTCGGCAAAAGTGAAATTTATCGCCAGACATTATCGGTACCGGTAGACATCTATTCTGCCGGGAAAGAGGCTTCATTAACGGTAACTTATCAGGGTTGTGCTGCCAGCGGGCTCTGCTATCCGCCGGAGACTAAAGTGGTGCCGGTAAGTGAAGTACGCCCTCTCCCCCAGGAGAGGAAACTGTCCGCACCCGCGACGGAGAGAGCCACTCATCCTGAAGCCGAAGTAACAGCAAATAGCGACGCCGACGCCAGCACCTCCCTCTCTCCCGGGGAAGGAGCTGAGGTAAGAGAAAGCAGCGACGCCGACGCAGCCCTGCCCTTCACTGCCCTGTGGGCATTGTTGATCGGCATTGGCATTGCCTTTACGCCCTGCGTACTCCCCATGTATCCGTTAATCTCCGGCATCGTTCTCGGTGGTCAGCATCGGCTCTCTACCCCTCGTGCGCTACTGCTGGCCTTTATTTATGTACAGGGAATGGCGCTAACTTACACCTCGCTTGGGCTGGTCGTTGCCGCCGCAGGGCTGCAATTTCAGGCGGCGCTTCAGCATCCCTATGTTCTGATTGGCCTGTCCATCATCTTTACCCTGCTGGCTCTCTCAATGTTTGGCCTGTTTACTCTGCAACTACCCTCTTCATTACAGACGCGGCTGGCGCTGATGAGCAACCGCCAGCAGGGAGGTTCTCCCGGCGGCGTATTTATAATGGGGGCGATTGCCGGACTGATTTGTTCTCCCTGCACTACCGCCCCCCTCAGCGCGATCCTGCTCTATATCGCTCAGAGCGGTAATCTGTGGCTCGGCGGCGGCACGCTGTATCTTTACGCGCTGGGTATGGGCCTGCCGCTTATCCTGGTGACGGTCTTCGGCAATCGCCTGTTACCCAAAAGCGGGCCGTGGATGGCGCATGTTAAAACCGCGTTCGGTTTTATTATTCTTGCATTACCGGTCTTTCTGCTGGAGCGGATCGTTGGCGACGTTCAGGGATTACGACTGTGGTCGCTGCTCGGTATCGCCTTCTTCGGCTGGGCCTTTATCACCAGCCTGAAAGCACCGCAGCCGTGGATGCGTGCGGTGCAGATTATCTTGCTGGGTGCCACGCTGGTCTGTGCCCGCCCGCTTCAGGACTGGGCCTTTGGCGCGCCGCCCGGCGCTGAACAGGCGCACCTGAACTTTACCCGCATCACGAATGTGGAAGACCTGGATCGCGCTCTGGCTCAGGCGCAGGGTAAACCGGTAATGCTCGATCTCTATGCGGACTGGTGCGTAGCCTGTAAGGAGTTTGAGAAATACACGTTTAGCGATCCTCAGGTTCGTCAGACATTGAATAACAGTCTACTGTTGCAGGCTAATGTTACCGCCAACAGTGCTGAAGATATTGCCCTGTTAAAACGTCTCAAGGTACTGGGTTTACCGACAATTTTGTTTTTTGATTCCGCAGGTAACGAGCACCCGGAATACCGGGTAACGGGGTTTATGGATGCGCCTGCTTTTCATACACATTTGCAGAATCTGCCGCAGTAA
- a CDS encoding DUF3438 family protein: MRLRRFLLLLACLAALPAQAVELVKWERIPLPVALTCYAAQSLYAPSRTIEPLPGVHSVSLPLPDKLTSLLSSESVEIKPLAAWGLQGYSVVALAMLLRKLRPRVGYVQMIFPLSFLRSSIFTANHYGQRQSGVIGK, encoded by the coding sequence ATGAGATTACGACGATTTTTGTTGTTGCTGGCCTGTCTTGCCGCATTACCGGCGCAGGCGGTTGAGCTGGTGAAGTGGGAGCGTATTCCGCTGCCGGTGGCCCTGACCTGCTATGCCGCGCAAAGTCTGTACGCACCGTCACGAACGATTGAGCCGCTGCCCGGCGTGCATTCTGTTTCGCTACCGTTACCGGACAAACTTACGTCATTGCTATCGTCAGAATCCGTTGAAATCAAACCGCTGGCCGCATGGGGATTGCAGGGTTACAGCGTGGTGGCGCTAGCTATGTTGCTGCGGAAATTAAGGCCCCGCGTTGGATACGTACAGATGATATTTCCTTTGAGCTTCTTACGGAGCAGTATTTTTACAGCAAATCATTACGGCCAGCGACAGAGTGGAGTTATCGGAAAGTAG
- a CDS encoding DUF6708 domain-containing protein yields the protein MPENTDPQLIPPQLIWLNNRNDIWMEIPRYEGVIWGGMLFGAILMLVTCFIILPISFSIASYSGDLEGYLIMFFCDFIVFTSVVLFMKTYFIAARDQPIRLNRKRQKIYTFDYKRKWWNPWARWPTTIRAFSWADVYGEMCFSSDRYTGGFQLFGAVCEPDTLNVTERFQIAGGSPTQLHQLWSYLCLYMKGEPVPEEAVNPGRPDFWCPRKADKWPEEMERESTTVPEAENKYAGITDIWKALRLNPPT from the coding sequence ATGCCGGAAAATACTGACCCGCAGTTAATTCCGCCACAGCTCATCTGGCTGAATAACAGGAATGATATCTGGATGGAAATTCCCCGTTATGAAGGGGTCATATGGGGTGGGATGTTATTTGGTGCAATATTAATGTTGGTTACCTGTTTTATAATACTTCCAATATCCTTTTCAATTGCTAGCTATTCTGGCGATTTAGAAGGCTATTTGATTATGTTTTTTTGTGATTTTATTGTTTTTACCTCTGTAGTTCTCTTCATGAAAACATATTTTATTGCTGCCAGAGATCAACCCATTCGTCTGAACAGAAAACGTCAAAAAATCTACACCTTCGATTATAAACGCAAGTGGTGGAATCCCTGGGCCAGATGGCCGACCACCATACGGGCATTCAGCTGGGCCGATGTTTATGGCGAAATGTGTTTTTCAAGCGACCGGTATACCGGCGGGTTTCAGCTCTTTGGCGCCGTGTGTGAACCCGATACGCTGAATGTGACGGAACGGTTTCAAATCGCCGGCGGCTCCCCGACGCAGCTGCATCAACTCTGGAGTTACCTGTGTCTGTATATGAAAGGTGAGCCGGTACCTGAAGAAGCGGTAAACCCGGGACGCCCGGACTTCTGGTGCCCGCGTAAGGCCGATAAATGGCCGGAAGAGATGGAGCGGGAGTCCACCACCGTGCCGGAAGCAGAAAACAAGTATGCGGGCATAACGGACATATGGAAGGCCCTGCGTCTGAATCCACCCACGTAA
- a CDS encoding tyrosine-type recombinase/integrase, giving the protein MSFELLTEQYFYSKSLRPATEWSYRKVVRSFEDFTLQQPAEITYLTVLKWRHTVLNDLNLAPRTWNNKVAHMRALFNFGIKQGLLKQAENPFNGAIVRPGTKKKKTLTQTQMDTMYRLMEQYMECEKERGYCSVFNGRRNALFPTWFWLTVMNVFRYTAIRQNQLLHIRLGDINLEERWIDLNIEGARNHREHRVPVVSAPYPSLEYLVIKAGEAGMERNHQVFNVGWFDLVRKHKYPEVMNEYPLRAFFRRLSRECKLTVTPHRFRHTVATHMMKSPERNLYAVKKLLGHVSITSTLEYIDESVDSLRDILETELM; this is encoded by the coding sequence ATTTCCTTTGAGCTTCTTACGGAGCAGTATTTTTACAGCAAATCATTACGGCCAGCGACAGAGTGGAGTTATCGGAAAGTAGTTCGTTCTTTTGAGGATTTTACGCTTCAGCAACCCGCAGAAATTACTTATCTGACCGTGCTTAAATGGCGGCACACGGTACTTAACGATCTAAATCTGGCTCCCCGAACCTGGAATAATAAAGTGGCGCATATGCGGGCGCTATTCAACTTCGGTATCAAACAGGGATTATTGAAGCAGGCTGAAAATCCTTTCAACGGTGCAATAGTTCGCCCGGGAACGAAAAAGAAGAAGACATTAACCCAGACGCAAATGGATACGATGTATCGGTTAATGGAACAGTATATGGAATGTGAAAAGGAAAGGGGATATTGCAGTGTGTTTAATGGACGACGAAATGCCTTGTTCCCCACCTGGTTCTGGCTGACGGTTATGAATGTATTTCGTTATACCGCCATACGGCAGAACCAGCTTCTGCATATCCGGCTTGGTGATATAAATCTCGAAGAACGATGGATCGATTTGAACATAGAAGGAGCCAGGAATCATCGTGAGCATCGGGTTCCGGTCGTGTCAGCACCCTATCCGTCACTGGAGTATCTTGTGATAAAAGCAGGCGAAGCCGGGATGGAGCGAAATCATCAGGTCTTCAACGTTGGGTGGTTTGACCTGGTGAGAAAGCATAAATATCCCGAGGTGATGAACGAGTATCCGCTGAGAGCGTTTTTCCGGCGCTTGTCCAGAGAGTGTAAGCTCACTGTAACGCCGCACCGGTTTCGCCACACGGTGGCAACGCATATGATGAAATCACCGGAGCGTAATCTGTACGCGGTGAAAAAACTGTTGGGTCATGTCAGTATCACATCAACGCTGGAATATATTGATGAAAGTGTTGATAGTCTGAGGGATATACTGGAAACGGAGTTGATGTAG
- a CDS encoding TIGR03758 family integrating conjugative element protein, translated as MASGNADPALLRKVFIGALIALLVLWVGWGFVHVYRGYAAGHVKEQALVRFAIRSVLLIIIAIYLFVS; from the coding sequence GTGGCAAGTGGCAACGCCGATCCCGCACTGCTGAGAAAAGTGTTTATCGGTGCACTAATTGCGCTACTGGTTTTGTGGGTGGGGTGGGGTTTTGTACATGTTTATCGGGGGTACGCGGCAGGCCATGTCAAAGAGCAGGCGCTAGTGCGTTTTGCCATTCGCTCAGTCCTTTTAATCATTATCGCTATCTATCTTTTTGTCAGCTAA
- a CDS encoding transcriptional regulator, translating into MQREDVLGEALKLLEIRGIASTTLEMVAERLDYPLEELQRFWPDREALLYDVLRYLSQQVDAWRRQLMHNDELTNEQKLLARYGALTECVSNHRYPGCLFIAACTFYPDPDHPVHQLADQQKKAAYDFSHELLTQLEVDDPAMVAKQMELILEGCLSRMLVNRSQTDVDTAQRLAEDVLRFAQCRQGGALT; encoded by the coding sequence GTGCAACGTGAAGACGTCCTGGGAGAAGCCCTTAAATTACTCGAAATAAGAGGGATAGCCAGCACCACGCTAGAAATGGTTGCCGAGCGCCTTGATTACCCGCTGGAGGAACTGCAGCGTTTCTGGCCCGATCGTGAAGCGTTGCTTTACGACGTACTGCGCTATCTTAGTCAACAGGTCGACGCCTGGCGCAGACAGCTTATGCATAATGATGAACTGACTAACGAGCAAAAGCTCCTGGCCCGCTACGGCGCGCTCACCGAATGCGTCAGTAATCATCGCTACCCTGGCTGCCTGTTTATCGCCGCCTGTACGTTTTATCCGGATCCAGACCATCCTGTTCATCAGTTGGCCGATCAGCAAAAAAAGGCAGCATATGATTTCAGTCATGAACTGCTTACCCAACTGGAAGTCGACGATCCGGCAATGGTGGCGAAGCAGATGGAACTGATTCTGGAAGGCTGCCTGAGTCGGATGCTGGTCAACCGCAGCCAGACCGATGTCGACACCGCTCAACGTCTGGCAGAAGATGTCCTGCGTTTTGCGCAGTGCCGCCAGGGCGGTGCGCTGACATAG
- the cutA gene encoding divalent cation tolerance protein CutA codes for MTTPEAVVVLCTAPDEATAQDLAAKVLGDQLAACVTILPGASSLYYWEGKLEQEYEVQMVLKTSPAHQQALLDSLKAHHPYQTPELLVLPVIHGDSDYLSWLNASLR; via the coding sequence ATGACCACACCCGAAGCCGTTGTCGTACTCTGTACCGCCCCGGATGAAGCTACCGCCCAGGATTTGGCAGCAAAAGTGTTGGGCGACCAGCTTGCTGCCTGCGTAACGATCCTGCCTGGCGCGAGCTCGCTCTATTACTGGGAAGGCAAACTGGAGCAGGAATATGAGGTGCAAATGGTGCTAAAAACGTCGCCTGCACATCAGCAAGCGCTGCTGGACAGCCTCAAAGCGCACCACCCGTATCAGACCCCTGAACTTTTGGTTTTACCCGTTATTCACGGAGACAGTGATTACCTCTCATGGCTCAACGCATCCTTACGCTGA
- a CDS encoding anaerobic C4-dicarboxylate transporter yields the protein MFGAELVIVLLAIYLGARLGGIGIGFAGGLGVLVLTLFFQIPPGAIPFDVIEIIMAVIAAIAAMQVAGGMDFLVSLAERMLRRHPKYITFLAPLVTWFMTILAGTGHTAFSTLPVITEVAKEQGIRPSRPLSIAVVASQIAITASPISAAVVFFAGILEPLGVSYLTLLAICIPVTLIAVMLTAIVCNFLGAELKDDPVYQERLAKGEIKLRGSQVFMLKPHAKRSVMLFLIGIIAVMLYATAISPTVGLIANPILPRNEAIVVFMLTIATLICLTCKVDTGEILNAGTFKSGMSACICVLGVAWLGDTFVKHHISDIQTIAGDLLNSYPWLLAIVLFFAATLLYSQAATTKALMPAALLLGVSPLTAIASFAAVSALFVLPTYPTLLAAVEMDDTGSTRIGKYVFNHAFLIPGVIAITLCVIFGFIFGSIML from the coding sequence ATGTTTGGTGCAGAACTCGTTATTGTCCTGCTGGCGATTTACCTTGGTGCGCGGCTTGGCGGCATAGGTATTGGATTTGCTGGCGGATTGGGTGTCCTTGTCCTGACGCTCTTTTTTCAGATTCCCCCCGGCGCGATCCCGTTTGATGTGATTGAAATTATCATGGCCGTGATTGCCGCTATCGCCGCCATGCAGGTTGCTGGCGGGATGGACTTTCTGGTCAGCCTCGCCGAACGTATGCTGCGGCGGCACCCAAAATATATTACGTTTCTTGCACCGCTGGTAACGTGGTTTATGACGATCCTCGCCGGAACCGGGCATACGGCATTCTCAACGCTACCGGTGATCACCGAGGTCGCCAAAGAGCAGGGAATTCGCCCTTCGCGCCCGCTGTCTATTGCCGTGGTCGCCTCGCAAATCGCCATTACTGCCTCACCAATTTCTGCCGCCGTAGTCTTCTTCGCCGGTATTCTTGAGCCGCTGGGCGTTAGCTATCTGACGCTGCTGGCTATCTGTATTCCGGTCACTCTGATCGCCGTTATGCTTACTGCCATCGTGTGTAACTTTCTTGGCGCCGAGCTAAAGGATGATCCGGTGTATCAGGAGCGTCTGGCGAAAGGAGAAATCAAACTGCGCGGTAGCCAGGTGTTTATGCTTAAGCCCCATGCGAAGCGTTCGGTGATGCTGTTTTTGATTGGGATTATTGCAGTCATGCTGTACGCCACGGCGATTAGCCCAACCGTCGGATTAATTGCCAACCCGATCCTGCCGCGTAATGAAGCGATTGTGGTATTCATGCTGACTATTGCGACGTTGATTTGCCTGACCTGTAAAGTCGATACCGGAGAGATCCTCAACGCCGGTACCTTTAAATCCGGCATGAGCGCCTGTATCTGCGTGCTTGGCGTTGCCTGGCTGGGCGATACCTTTGTGAAGCACCATATTAGTGATATTCAGACGATAGCGGGCGACCTGTTAAACAGCTACCCGTGGCTACTGGCGATCGTACTCTTTTTTGCCGCCACCCTGCTTTACTCGCAGGCGGCAACGACCAAGGCACTGATGCCTGCTGCGCTGCTGCTGGGCGTTAGCCCGCTGACGGCCATAGCGTCTTTTGCCGCCGTCTCAGCGCTGTTCGTTCTGCCCACCTATCCTACGTTGCTGGCAGCGGTAGAGATGGATGATACTGGCTCAACCCGCATCGGCAAATATGTCTTCAATCACGCGTTCCTGATCCCCGGCGTTATCGCCATCACGCTATGTGTGATCTTCGGTTTTATTTTCGGCAGCATTATGTTGTAA
- a CDS encoding TIGR03747 family integrating conjugative element membrane protein: MPPEAVETSVTAQSSAPPKPHGFLTVLLWDMPWRIIGMLLVSLLFSLIVEYIGIAFFWPDQGAEHSHAVMQTESGYFAKGFTQSLLLSSPVVTLQSWIVLGYQWLFVNSGFTGWLQSIQTPTAGSGNGVTDELNAWIAWAVQVAYEYLMATMYVSLVFLMRVTILVLSVPLFILAAIVGIADGMVRRDLPRYGAAYESSFLYHHAKCLVKLAMYIPRVLYLSAPFAIYPNLLLLPAALLMGLAISVTMGSFKKYL, encoded by the coding sequence TTGCCGCCGGAAGCGGTGGAAACGTCGGTCACGGCGCAGTCGTCAGCCCCGCCAAAGCCGCATGGCTTTCTCACTGTGCTGCTGTGGGATATGCCGTGGCGCATTATCGGGATGTTGCTGGTATCGCTGCTGTTCAGCCTGATTGTGGAATATATCGGTATCGCGTTCTTCTGGCCGGATCAGGGTGCGGAACATAGCCATGCCGTTATGCAGACGGAAAGCGGTTATTTTGCCAAGGGGTTTACGCAGAGTTTGCTGCTGTCATCGCCGGTGGTGACCCTACAGAGCTGGATCGTGCTGGGTTATCAGTGGCTGTTTGTGAACAGCGGCTTTACTGGCTGGTTGCAGTCGATTCAGACGCCGACTGCAGGAAGCGGCAATGGCGTCACGGATGAGCTAAATGCCTGGATTGCCTGGGCGGTACAGGTCGCATATGAATACCTGATGGCGACAATGTATGTGTCGCTGGTCTTTCTAATGCGGGTCACTATTCTGGTGTTGTCAGTGCCGTTGTTTATCCTGGCTGCCATTGTAGGGATCGCGGATGGGATGGTACGGCGCGATCTCCCTCGCTATGGTGCGGCGTATGAGTCGAGCTTTCTTTATCATCATGCTAAATGCCTAGTGAAGCTAGCGATGTATATACCGCGCGTGTTGTATCTGTCAGCGCCATTTGCAATATATCCGAATTTATTATTATTACCGGCAGCATTATTGATGGGGCTGGCTATTTCAGTGACGATGGGAAGTTTTAAGAAGTATTTATAG
- a CDS encoding RAQPRD family integrative conjugative element protein has protein sequence MRMPSSREWCLLGFLLVSGFQAAESDELALVMKQLDQVQAALERARVVAVQDGQHGCLYLDYLWATQDIKAIHQGIGIYLEPSRAQPVPSGSLTGQYRMERRP, from the coding sequence ATGCGCATGCCATCATCCCGGGAATGGTGCCTGTTGGGTTTTTTGCTGGTTTCGGGCTTTCAGGCCGCCGAGTCTGACGAGCTGGCGCTGGTAATGAAGCAACTGGATCAGGTGCAGGCGGCGCTGGAACGCGCCCGTGTTGTCGCCGTTCAGGATGGGCAGCACGGATGCCTCTATCTCGATTACCTGTGGGCAACGCAGGACATCAAGGCGATTCACCAGGGCATTGGTATCTACCTGGAGCCTTCCCGTGCTCAGCCGGTGCCTTCGGGATCTCTAACCGGTCAGTACCGGATGGAGCGTCGTCCATGA
- a CDS encoding DUF6708 domain-containing protein gives MPENTDPQLIPPQLIWLNNRNDIWMEIPRYEGVIWGGMLFGGIIISTVTLLMIIFSLFIIKDVIDGLGISINGGGIVLLFAFMDFCFVSMCFLFFKVYYVESRDQPIRLNRKRQKIYTFDYKRKWWNPWARWPTTIRAFSWANVHGEMRFSSDRYSGGFQLFGAVCEPDTLNVTERFQIAGGSPTQLHQLWSYLCLYMKGEPVPEEAVNPGRPDFWCPRNSDKWPEEMEQESTTAPGAENRDAGITDIWKALRARR, from the coding sequence ATGCCGGAAAATACTGACCCACAGTTAATTCCGCCACAGCTCATCTGGCTGAATAACAGGAATGATATCTGGATGGAAATCCCTCGTTATGAAGGGGTCATATGGGGTGGGATGTTATTTGGTGGAATTATTATATCTACAGTCACTTTGCTCATGATAATTTTTTCACTTTTTATTATTAAAGATGTTATCGATGGGTTGGGGATTAGTATTAATGGCGGTGGAATAGTATTACTATTTGCATTTATGGATTTTTGTTTTGTTTCAATGTGTTTTCTATTTTTTAAGGTTTATTACGTAGAGTCAAGAGATCAACCCATTCGCCTGAACAGAAAACGTCAGAAAATCTACACCTTCGATTATAAACGCAAGTGGTGGAATCCCTGGGCCAGATGGCCGACCACCATACGGGCATTCAGCTGGGCCAATGTTCATGGCGAAATGCGTTTCTCAAGCGACCGCTACAGCGGCGGGTTTCAGCTCTTTGGCGCCGTGTGCGAACCCGATACGCTGAATGTGACGGAACGGTTTCAAATCGCCGGCGGCTCCCCGACGCAGCTGCATCAACTCTGGAGTTACCTGTGCCTGTATATGAAAGGTGAGCCGGTACCTGAAGAGGCGGTAAACCCGGGACGCCCGGACTTCTGGTGCCCGCGTAATTCGGATAAATGGCCGGAAGAGATGGAGCAGGAGTCCACTACTGCGCCGGGAGCAGAAAACAGGGATGCGGGCATAACGGACATATGGAAGGCCTTACGCGCACGCCGTTGA